One Caretta caretta isolate rCarCar2 chromosome 24, rCarCar1.hap1, whole genome shotgun sequence genomic region harbors:
- the LOC125625870 gene encoding palmitoyltransferase ZDHHC3 — MGVAGPGRCGRDPCGALCLLLTYLSVAYADYVILTHILLQPGFRGSLWCPFHAVMFNLIVLLLLACHTRAVFADPGMVPLPDTAIDFSDLRGNTPHKNERSNEDWTVCNRCETYRPPRAHHCRICHRCVRRMDHHCPWINNCVGELNQKYFIQFLFYTGLASLYAMGLVLTMWLWPVDRSFPGKMEGVAGGFSNNHVQMAHCVVLLVESILFGVFVTVIFYDQVVSIITDETPIEQLRNRLLKEARREVAHTRKPKIALLREVFGRGFVICWFFPCNCSPPSGGAPAYSYLPNYDV; from the exons ATGGGGGTAGCGGGGCCGGGACGCTGCGGGCGGGACCCGTGCGGAGCGCTCTGCCTGCTGCTCACCTACTTGAGCGTGGCCTACGCCGACTACGTCATCCTGACCCACATCCTGCTGCAGCCGGGCTTCCGGGGCAG CCTCTGGTGTCCGTTCCATGCTGTGATGTTTAACCTCATTGTCCTTCTGTTGCTGGCCTGTCACACACGAGCTGTCTTTGCTGATCCAG GCATGGTCCCGCTGCCTGATACCGCTATTGACTTCTCTGACCTGCGCGGCAACACGCCTCACAAGAACGAGCGG AGCAATGAGGACTGGACGGTGTGTAACCGCTGTGAGACGTACCGCCCGCCACGGGCGCACCACTGCCGCATCTGCCACCGCTGCGTCCGCCGCATGGATCACCACTGCCCCTG GATCAACAACTGCGTTGGCGAGTTAAACCAGAAATACTTCATCCAGTTCCTCTTCTACACTG GGCTGGCTAGTCTCTATGCCATGGGGCTGGTGTTAACCATGTGGCTGTGGCCGGTAGACAGGAGCTTCCCTGGGAAGATGGAAGGTGTGGCTGGAGGCTTCTCTAACAACCACGTCCAGAT GGCTCACTGCGTTGTCCTGCTGGTGGAGTCCATCCTCTTCGGGGTCTTCGTTACCGTCATCTTCTATGACCAG GTGGTCTCTATCATCACGGATGAGACTCCGATCGAGCAGCTGCGGAACCGGCTGCTGAAGGAGGCACGCCGGGAGGTGGCTCACACCCGGAAGCCGAAGATCGCGCTGCTGCGGGAGGTGTTTGGACGGG GCTTTGTGATCTGCTGGTTTTTCCCATGTAACTGCAGCCCCCCATCAGGCGGGGCCCCTGCCTACAGCTACCTGCCCAACTACGACGTGTGA